Proteins co-encoded in one Halococcoides cellulosivorans genomic window:
- a CDS encoding tRNA (guanine(26)-N(2))-dimethyltransferase gives MDVSEGHVTLTVPEQPEEGVGDAVFFNPDQELNRDLTIATLRAARERIDGLETYFDATAASGVRGVRAAADGWTVECCDTDPDAVTLARENLARNDLAGTVHEGDATVRLHEQRYDIVDLDPFGTPMPFVDAAVRATDGVLAVTATDLAPLCGAHFRSGVRSYATVPRNTEYHGEMAVRVLIGALVRAGARYDRALDPLFTHASDHYVRTYLAVGSGAQAADAQIDRLGYVHHCTDCLHRDAERDLIAHPPADCPACGGSIVTAGPIWLGAIRDREFTAATREHVDASMGTADRARDLLDRIEHELDTPTHYDQHRLCKEWGRSASGMDEFLDALRAAGYQASRTQYGGTTFKTDADVDSIRAATDD, from the coding sequence ATGGACGTTTCGGAGGGCCACGTGACACTGACCGTGCCCGAACAACCCGAGGAGGGCGTCGGCGACGCGGTCTTTTTCAACCCCGATCAGGAACTCAATCGCGATCTGACGATCGCCACGCTGCGGGCCGCTCGCGAGCGCATCGACGGGCTGGAGACGTACTTCGACGCGACGGCGGCGTCCGGGGTGCGCGGCGTTCGGGCCGCCGCCGACGGCTGGACCGTCGAGTGCTGTGACACCGATCCCGACGCGGTCACACTCGCCCGTGAGAACCTCGCGCGCAACGACCTCGCGGGCACGGTCCACGAGGGTGACGCGACCGTCCGTCTGCACGAACAGCGCTACGATATCGTCGATCTCGACCCGTTCGGCACGCCGATGCCGTTCGTCGACGCCGCGGTCCGCGCGACCGACGGCGTGCTCGCGGTGACGGCGACCGATCTCGCGCCGCTGTGTGGCGCACACTTCCGGAGTGGCGTTCGCAGTTACGCGACGGTCCCGCGCAACACCGAGTATCACGGCGAGATGGCCGTCCGGGTGCTGATCGGCGCACTCGTCCGGGCGGGCGCCCGCTACGATCGCGCGCTCGACCCGTTGTTCACACACGCCAGCGATCACTACGTCCGAACCTACCTCGCGGTCGGGTCGGGCGCGCAGGCCGCCGACGCCCAGATCGATCGGCTGGGCTACGTTCACCACTGCACCGACTGTCTCCACCGCGATGCCGAGCGCGACCTGATCGCGCATCCGCCCGCGGACTGTCCCGCGTGTGGCGGATCGATCGTCACGGCGGGACCGATCTGGCTGGGCGCGATCCGCGATCGCGAGTTCACGGCGGCGACCCGCGAGCACGTCGACGCGTCGATGGGCACGGCCGACCGGGCGCGTGACCTCCTCGACCGGATCGAGCACGAACTCGACACGCCGACCCACTACGACCAGCATCGCCTCTGCAAGGAATGGGGCCGGTCGGCATCGGGGATGGACGAGTTTCTCGACGCACTCCGGGCGGCGGGCTATCAGGCTTCACGAACGCAGTACGGCGGGACGACGTTCAAAACGGACGCGGACGTCGATTCGATCAGAGCGGCGACCGACGACTGA